Proteins found in one Montipora capricornis isolate CH-2021 unplaced genomic scaffold, ASM3666992v2 scaffold_468, whole genome shotgun sequence genomic segment:
- the LOC138036220 gene encoding tolloid-like protein 1 — protein sequence MAWIERIAFVSIVCPNGITNITGQTSGELEYPMAGTYGVNETKCWRIEIPKPYDRIGIILHRFEFEECLRCECDAFSFVSSARYSFLRFGYGRECARISTSYLDFQTRLVGNGPFRTYTGENFYIRLKSDDSFNYRGFKFSFIVRSDAGGGRSYLNVSEGEINTPKFGSKNYPANFEWQWSLLAPEGHQIKITFSDQFELEQSEYCKNDYLEVREAYFEDLSNLGRGIEADYGAILARPTCGTNKPQDMLSAGNMVWVHFKSDSNSTTTYKGFKATFTTSGQGQSFLVNNASTLLLLLASMTFKTIFV from the exons TTTGTCCCAATGGAATCACCAACATAACAGGACAGACCAGTGGTGAACTTGAGTACCCAATGGCCGGTACATACGGTGTGAACGAGACAAAATGTTGGAGAATTGAAATTCCCAAGCCATACGATCGTATCGGGATAATCCTCCACCG ttTTGAGTTTGAAGAGTGTCTGCGCTGTGAGTGTGACGCTTTCAGCTTCGTAAGCAGCGCTAGGTACAGCTTTTTGAGATTTGGATATGGAAGAGAGTGCGCACGAATCAGTACCAGCTACTTGGATTTCCAAACTCGGCTGGTTGGAAACGGACCATTTCGAACATATACCGGGGAAAATTTCTACATACGATTAAAATCAGATGACTCCTTCAATTACAGGGGATTTAAATTCTCGTTTATTGTCAGATCTGATG CCGGCGGAGGACGATCCTACTTGAATGTTTCCGAAGGTGAGATTAACACTCCAAAATTTGGCTCAAAGAACTACCCGGCGAATTTCGAGTGGCAGTGGTCTCTTCTCGCACCAGAAGGACATCAGATTAAAATCACATTCAGCGATCAATTCGAATTAGAACAAAGCGAGTATTGCAAAAACGACTACTTGGAGGTCAGAGAGGCTTACTTCGAGGATTTAAGCAATCTGGGGAGAGGAATTGAAGCAGATTATGGAGCCATCCTTGCTAGGCCGACGTGTGGCACCAATAAGCCACAAGACATGCTTAGCGCCGGGAACATGGTTTGGGTGCATTTTAAGAGCGACAGTAATTCTACCACCACATACAAGGGATTCAAAGCAACTTTCACCACATCGG gtCAGGGCCAGAGCTTTCTAGTCAACAACGCGTCAACTCTTCTGTTGTTGTTAGCTTCAATGACGTTCAAGACAATTTTCGTCTGA